The Streptomyces sp. V3I7 genome segment GGCCGACACCGCGCTGCTGCTGACCACCCCCGACGTGGTCGCCGTCCGCGCCGCCAAGCGCACCGTCCGGATGTGGGACCGGCTCCAGATCCGCAAGGCCGAGGAGACCACGTCCGTCGTCAACCGCCTCGGCCGCGGTACGGACATCCAGCCGTCCCTCGTCCAGCGCATCACCGGCACCGCCCTGGCCCGCACCGCCATTCCCGCCCACTTCAAGGAACTCCAGGCCGTCGTGGACGCGGGCCGGGTGCACGAGCTGGACGGCAAGAGCACCGTGCGGCAGGCGATGTGGGCGCTCGCCGCCGAACTCGGTCTGGTCCAGCCGCCCGAGGCGGGCCGGCGGGGCCACGGCGGCCGGCCGCGCGGCGACCGGGGGGCGGTGAGCCTCAGGTGGCGCAAGGACACGGGCGGATGAGGCGGCCCGGAAGGGACGCGGGCCAGGTCAGCGTCGAGTTCCTCGGCATGACCCCGCTGATCCTGATCACGCTGGTGGTGGTGTGGCAGTGCGTGCTCGTGGGGTACACCTTCACCCTCGCCGGGAACGCTGCCGACGAGGCCGTGCGCGCGGGGACGGCGGCGTCGCCGGGGGAGCGGCAGGGCGCGTGCAGACAGGCGGGACTGCGGAACCTGCCGGGGGCCTGGCGGGGGGACGCGGCGGTGGACTGCACCACGGGCGGCGGCTATGTGCGCGCCGAG includes the following:
- a CDS encoding TadE/TadG family type IV pilus assembly protein, coding for MRRPGRDAGQVSVEFLGMTPLILITLVVVWQCVLVGYTFTLAGNAADEAVRAGTAASPGERQGACRQAGLRNLPGAWRGDAAVDCTTGGGYVRAEVGLKVPVLFPGALAFPFTVRGHAGAVEEARD